GCCAAGGGTAAAGTTCGCGATGTTCACGCCCAGATCGCCAAGCGTTGCGCCAAGCGCCCCGATGACGCCGGGAACATCCTTGTTGCGCGTGTACAGCATGTGCTCGCCAATCTCGGCGTCCACATTGATGCCGCGAATCTGGATGAATCGGGGTTTGCCATCGCTGAAGACGGTGCCGCCGATGGAACGTTCGCGCTTCTCGGTGACCACGGTCAGCTTGATATAGCCCTCATAGACACCCCCCTTGTCCTGGGTGGTGGTCGCAACCTGAACGCCGCGCTCTTTCGCCATGACAGGGGCGGACACCATGTTCACATCGGGATTGGTCGCCTTCATCACGCCGGCAATCACCGAGGCATTCAGCGCGTTCAGGTTCATTGTCGAGGCAACGCCATCATACAGGATGTTGATGGCCTTGATCGGCTCGTCGGTCATCTGCCCGACAAATGCACCCAGATATCCGGCCAGCTTGATCCACGGGCCCATGACAGCGGCTTCCTCGGCCGTGACCGAAGGCATGTTCAGCGCGTTCTGCACGGCACCGGTCAGCAGGTAGTCCGACATCTGTTCTGCCACCTGCAGCGCCACGTTTTCCTGCGCTTCGGTTGTCGATGCCCCCAGATGCGGCGTCACGACAACATTGGGCAGGTTGAACAGCGGGCTGTCCGTGGCGGGCTCGACGGCGAACACGTCAAAGGCGGCACCGGCAACGCGGCCTTCCTTCAGTGCCTCGGCCAGGGCTTCCTCGTCAACCAGACCGCCACGGGCACAATTGATGATGCGAACGCCCTTTTTCAGCTTGGCGATATTCTCGCGCGACAGGATGTTCTTGGTCTTCTCGGTCAGCGGCACATGGAAGGTGATGAAATCAGCCTTGGCCAACAGATCGTCCAGCTCGACCTTGGTTACGCC
This is a stretch of genomic DNA from Paracoccus seriniphilus. It encodes these proteins:
- the serA gene encoding phosphoglycerate dehydrogenase — its product is MPKVLVSDKLSETAVQIFRDRGVEVDYMPDLGKDKEKLAEVIGQYDGLAIRSATKVTEKLLESATNLKVVGRAGIGVDNVDIPAASKKGVIVMNTPFGNSITTAEHAIAMMFAVARQLPEASASTHAGKWEKSRFMGVELFNKTLGVIGAGNIGSIVIDRALGLHMKVLAYDPFLSEERAKEMGVTKVELDDLLAKADFITFHVPLTEKTKNILSRENIAKLKKGVRIINCARGGLVDEEALAEALKEGRVAGAAFDVFAVEPATDSPLFNLPNVVVTPHLGASTTEAQENVALQVAEQMSDYLLTGAVQNALNMPSVTAEEAAVMGPWIKLAGYLGAFVGQMTDEPIKAINILYDGVASTMNLNALNASVIAGVMKATNPDVNMVSAPVMAKERGVQVATTTQDKGGVYEGYIKLTVVTEKRERSIGGTVFSDGKPRFIQIRGINVDAEIGEHMLYTRNKDVPGVIGALGATLGDLGVNIANFTLGRSATGDDAIAILYLDEAISDEALDALRSTGKFLQARRLQFEL